The Lysinibacillus pakistanensis genome includes a window with the following:
- a CDS encoding SRPBCC family protein gives MIATIQKQHNHYIVKFSRSLPHPTETVWAALTENDKLQKWMSNLEIIHLQKNGKIHFDMNDGTATFLEIQITDYVKKEVLEFDWGNDTVRFELSPTDNGSVLLLAESIGELTAHTPKDLAGWHICLDLLSDLLNGTIHEEYPMEEWEKQFTEYKKLVAEVEKI, from the coding sequence ATGATTGCTACAATTCAAAAACAACACAATCATTATATCGTCAAGTTCAGTCGCTCATTACCCCATCCAACGGAGACGGTTTGGGCTGCTTTAACGGAAAATGATAAGCTTCAAAAATGGATGAGTAATTTAGAAATCATCCATCTACAAAAAAATGGTAAAATCCATTTTGATATGAATGATGGCACAGCTACCTTTTTAGAAATCCAGATTACAGATTATGTGAAAAAAGAGGTACTTGAATTTGATTGGGGCAATGATACGGTCAGATTTGAGCTCTCCCCTACCGACAACGGCTCGGTACTTCTACTGGCAGAATCAATTGGTGAATTAACGGCGCATACTCCTAAAGATTTAGCTGGCTGGCATATATGCTTGGACCTACTGTCAGACTTATTAAATGGAACGATACATGAGGAATATCCAATGGAAGAGTGGGAGAAACAGTTTACAGAATATAAAAAGCTTGTAGCAGAAGTAGAAAAGATTTAA
- the abc-f gene encoding ribosomal protection-like ABC-F family protein — protein MKEILQLQDVRYEINDTMIFNNVSGAVKQGEVIGIIGRNGAGKSTLLQLISGLLEPSRGQLRWLYSVKVVYVEQELAYFDLTEVTTSEADLLAKWRVSNVPFSTLSGGEKLKMRLAEGFSQNAQLLLLDEPTNHLDEQSTALLIEQVKDYTGTIIVVSHDRYFLDEIATKIWSLEEGKLIEHSGNYSSYMEAKKHRRLTQQRAFEKQQKNIERIEDQMQALTSWSQKAHVQSTKQEGFKEYHRVKAKRMDSQIKSKKKRLEKELAKNKVEAIAPEDEIRFTLGTNQRVGKRMLETKRLKMRFEERLLFQDVNLTAKFGDKIAITGTNGSGKTTLLKILLGQLKAEGEIWISPAANIGYLTQEVFDLPLEQTPEQFFYKETFEERGKVRNLMKHLGFTSAHWSSPIGKMSMGERVKCKLMAYIIEDKNFLVLDEPTNHLDLPSREQLEKTLAQYKGTLFVVSHDRYFLEKVTNSVWELCHQRIEKKWSDNSPSAVDAKEALRLTLETERQEILGKLSFLTAKNKEYALLDQKFKELTQRINELK, from the coding sequence ATGAAGGAAATTTTGCAATTACAGGATGTTCGATATGAAATTAACGATACAATGATTTTTAACAATGTTTCAGGTGCTGTTAAACAAGGCGAGGTAATTGGCATCATCGGAAGAAATGGTGCTGGTAAATCCACATTATTACAATTGATCTCAGGTTTATTAGAGCCCTCTAGAGGACAGCTACGTTGGCTATATTCTGTAAAAGTTGTATATGTCGAGCAAGAGCTGGCTTATTTTGATTTAACGGAGGTTACCACGAGTGAGGCTGATTTACTTGCGAAATGGCGGGTTTCCAACGTACCCTTTTCTACATTAAGTGGTGGAGAAAAGCTGAAAATGCGACTGGCAGAAGGTTTTTCCCAAAACGCCCAGCTACTCTTACTTGATGAACCGACAAATCATCTGGATGAGCAGAGTACGGCTTTATTAATAGAGCAAGTAAAAGATTACACTGGCACAATCATTGTAGTGTCCCATGATCGGTATTTTCTAGATGAGATTGCAACAAAAATTTGGTCATTGGAAGAGGGAAAGCTTATTGAGCATAGTGGTAATTATTCGAGCTATATGGAGGCCAAAAAGCATCGAAGGCTAACGCAGCAGCGAGCATTCGAAAAGCAGCAAAAAAATATAGAGCGAATAGAGGACCAAATGCAAGCATTAACATCCTGGTCTCAAAAGGCACATGTGCAATCTACAAAGCAAGAGGGATTTAAGGAGTATCATCGTGTCAAAGCAAAGCGAATGGATTCACAAATTAAGTCAAAGAAAAAAAGATTGGAGAAGGAGTTAGCAAAGAATAAGGTCGAAGCAATTGCCCCTGAAGATGAAATACGTTTCACCTTAGGTACAAATCAACGAGTAGGTAAGAGGATGCTAGAAACAAAGCGTTTAAAGATGCGTTTTGAAGAACGGCTACTGTTTCAGGATGTTAATTTGACAGCTAAATTTGGTGATAAAATTGCTATAACGGGAACCAATGGCAGTGGAAAAACGACATTATTAAAAATACTTTTAGGTCAGTTAAAGGCTGAGGGAGAGATTTGGATATCTCCTGCAGCAAATATTGGCTATTTAACACAAGAGGTATTTGATCTGCCACTTGAGCAGACACCAGAGCAATTCTTTTATAAAGAAACCTTTGAAGAGCGCGGTAAGGTTAGAAATCTCATGAAGCATTTGGGATTTACCTCAGCACATTGGTCTTCACCAATAGGTAAGATGAGTATGGGGGAACGGGTGAAATGCAAACTGATGGCGTATATTATAGAAGATAAAAACTTTCTAGTTTTGGATGAGCCAACAAATCATCTTGATTTACCATCACGTGAACAGCTGGAGAAAACTCTTGCTCAATACAAGGGTACCTTATTTGTAGTATCACATGATCGATATTTTCTTGAGAAGGTGACGAATAGCGTGTGGGAGCTATGCCATCAGCGTATCGAGAAAAAATGGAGCGATAATTCTCCCTCAGCAGTTGATGCTAAAGAGGCACTACGTTTAACGCTTGAGACAGAAAGACAGGAGATATTAGGAAAGCTGAGTTTTTTAACAGCAAAGAATAAGGAATATGCATTGCTAGATCAAAAGTTTAAGGAGCTAACGCAGCGAATTAATGAACTAAAATAA
- a CDS encoding endo alpha-1,4 polygalactosaminidase — protein MRKAAFIITIILLSLGICIYFFSANHTAESISISEKLAAVKDYKYYLDKGNETIGKEMAKVDLVIVEPIEMQQHYIDQAQSNGTLVYGYINAMEADKWNSELYNQLLEGDFYRDDHGEKMYFSEWDSYLVDMTSAHYQELLLEEIKTQIVQKGLDGVFLDTVGNINSFLLEKEQHAQNEAMLSFIKEIKQQYNGLSVAQNWGFQTLADYTAPYVDFIMWEDFTYGVVEKDEWSLDMMKQLVHIREKFGTQVMTIGFNNEVKSRALAEKYDFKFFFSPAGSYYNTWQ, from the coding sequence ATGCGAAAAGCTGCTTTTATTATTACAATAATTCTATTATCCTTGGGCATTTGCATCTATTTTTTCTCGGCTAATCATACAGCTGAATCTATCAGTATTTCAGAAAAACTAGCGGCAGTGAAGGATTACAAATATTATTTAGATAAAGGTAATGAAACAATCGGGAAAGAAATGGCTAAAGTTGACCTAGTCATAGTGGAGCCTATTGAAATGCAACAGCATTATATTGATCAGGCTCAAAGCAATGGGACATTAGTGTATGGTTATATAAATGCTATGGAGGCAGACAAGTGGAACTCAGAGCTATATAACCAATTACTGGAAGGTGATTTTTATAGGGATGACCATGGAGAAAAAATGTATTTCTCAGAATGGGATTCCTATTTAGTGGATATGACCTCTGCACATTATCAAGAGCTTTTACTAGAAGAAATTAAAACACAGATTGTACAAAAAGGGTTAGATGGGGTTTTTTTAGATACAGTTGGCAATATTAATTCTTTCTTACTTGAAAAAGAACAACATGCACAAAATGAAGCAATGCTGTCCTTTATTAAAGAGATAAAGCAACAATATAATGGACTATCCGTTGCACAAAATTGGGGCTTTCAAACGCTAGCTGATTATACTGCTCCCTATGTCGATTTTATTATGTGGGAAGACTTTACATATGGGGTAGTTGAGAAAGATGAATGGTCATTGGATATGATGAAGCAATTAGTTCACATTCGTGAAAAGTTTGGTACACAGGTTATGACAATTGGATTTAATAATGAAGTGAAAAGTCGTGCATTGGCTGAAAAATATGATTTTAAATTCTTCTTTAGTCCAGCGGGGTCTTACTACAATACATGGCAGTAA
- a CDS encoding DNA-deoxyinosine glycosylase — MSDELKNVLPPVIDLSTKVLIVGSMPGKQSLEKQQYYGNPRNHFWAIIGEILETTIPDNYEQRLQLLKSNHIGLWDTIASCERKGSLDAAIRNEKPNDFQMLFEHYPNIELILFNGAKAFDVFKRHIGFEVLAKRAYQKMPSTSPIPGKNIKSFEEKLKDWQVMCPYLPNIK, encoded by the coding sequence GTGTCAGATGAACTAAAAAATGTATTACCGCCCGTAATTGACTTGTCAACGAAGGTGCTAATTGTTGGCTCAATGCCTGGAAAACAATCATTAGAGAAACAGCAATATTATGGTAACCCACGCAATCACTTTTGGGCGATTATTGGGGAAATATTAGAGACAACAATTCCAGATAACTATGAACAAAGATTGCAGTTGTTAAAGAGTAACCATATTGGTCTTTGGGATACAATAGCATCTTGTGAGCGTAAGGGAAGCTTAGATGCGGCTATTCGTAATGAAAAGCCGAATGATTTTCAAATGCTTTTTGAGCACTATCCTAACATTGAGTTAATACTTTTTAATGGAGCAAAGGCTTTTGATGTTTTTAAAAGGCATATTGGTTTTGAAGTTTTAGCTAAGCGTGCCTATCAAAAAATGCCCTCAACTAGCCCTATACCTGGTAAAAATATTAAATCTTTTGAGGAAAAGCTCAAGGATTGGCAAGTGATGTGCCCCTATTTACCTAACATAAAATAA
- a CDS encoding DUF2268 domain-containing protein yields the protein MSVIPTNEWLHEIMEIQKLVPKRNIYELQRSIICNRLIEIFNSGNPEEIQFELQQQGLYLPHENLAIQMLEKQNVWLIVQEEFNYLKEKWNGPNVPIYILPITQEQTMTNKNGTAYPNALFLFVGELKKQELRALFAHEYNHVCRLHCINKSLNEVTLLDSLILEGLAECAVEEIYGDEWLTPWLGNYSMEKMLEIWKKYFLSQINSQGLAHHAEFLYGGKLPQWVGYCIGYEIVRTYIKNHSSNKLLLKDSKEILIGSDFPLQ from the coding sequence ATGTCAGTTATACCAACAAATGAGTGGTTACATGAAATTATGGAGATTCAAAAGCTTGTGCCTAAGAGAAACATCTATGAATTACAGCGCTCTATCATTTGTAATCGTCTAATAGAGATCTTTAATAGTGGAAATCCGGAAGAAATACAATTTGAATTGCAGCAGCAGGGGCTATATTTGCCACATGAAAACTTAGCTATTCAAATGTTAGAAAAACAAAATGTTTGGCTAATTGTGCAAGAAGAATTTAATTACTTAAAAGAAAAATGGAACGGTCCTAATGTACCAATCTATATACTCCCTATAACACAGGAACAAACAATGACTAATAAAAATGGTACTGCCTATCCTAATGCCCTATTTTTATTTGTTGGGGAACTTAAAAAACAGGAACTTCGAGCATTATTTGCACATGAATACAACCATGTTTGTCGTCTGCATTGTATAAATAAATCTTTAAACGAAGTGACCTTGTTAGATTCTTTAATTTTAGAGGGCTTGGCAGAATGTGCAGTAGAAGAAATTTATGGAGATGAGTGGTTAACACCGTGGTTGGGGAATTATTCGATGGAAAAGATGCTGGAAATATGGAAAAAGTATTTTTTATCTCAGATAAATAGTCAGGGATTGGCGCATCATGCGGAATTTTTATATGGTGGAAAGCTACCTCAGTGGGTTGGATATTGCATTGGCTATGAAATTGTAAGGACGTATATAAAAAATCATTCATCAAACAAACTTCTTTTAAAAGATTCGAAGGAGATTCTTATTGGCTCTGATTTTCCGTTACAATAA
- a CDS encoding polysaccharide deacetylase family protein has product MTRKYVMILSICFFIISVCSTGLITYADKGRPYYEETGKVVWDINTEDKIIALTFDDGPHPKYTAAILDLLAKYDAKATFFIIGKNAEKYPEVVLRSYSEGHELANHTYSHPFKVSVAELQKELRQTKEIIYSITGSSPVLFRPVGGNYNDSMINAAVKDGYKVVMWSWHQDTQDWKEPGVKKITQKVLKGSKPGDVILFHDGGGDRSQTIKALEEILPALKKQGYTFVTISELIESKQQKEQVQ; this is encoded by the coding sequence ATGACACGTAAATATGTAATGATTCTAAGCATTTGTTTTTTTATCATATCGGTTTGTTCTACAGGGCTGATAACGTATGCGGATAAAGGCCGCCCCTATTATGAGGAGACAGGAAAAGTTGTGTGGGATATCAATACAGAAGACAAAATAATTGCCCTCACCTTTGACGATGGACCACATCCTAAGTATACGGCAGCTATTTTAGATTTATTGGCAAAGTATGATGCAAAGGCTACCTTTTTTATTATTGGAAAAAATGCAGAAAAATATCCAGAGGTTGTTTTACGATCTTATTCTGAAGGACATGAGTTAGCCAATCATACGTATTCACATCCGTTCAAAGTTTCTGTAGCTGAATTGCAAAAGGAGCTGCGTCAGACAAAGGAAATAATTTATAGCATAACTGGATCTTCTCCGGTTTTATTCCGTCCTGTAGGTGGTAACTATAATGATTCAATGATTAATGCCGCTGTTAAGGATGGATACAAAGTAGTTATGTGGTCTTGGCATCAGGATACTCAGGATTGGAAGGAGCCAGGTGTCAAGAAAATTACACAAAAGGTACTGAAGGGATCAAAGCCTGGTGATGTTATTTTATTCCATGATGGAGGCGGCGATCGCAGTCAAACCATTAAAGCGCTGGAGGAAATATTGCCAGCGTTGAAAAAGCAAGGCTATACATTTGTCACGATATCCGAGCTGATAGAAAGCAAACAGCAGAAAGAGCAAGTGCAATAA
- a CDS encoding YunC family protein yields MVTIEPIMIKGHFFTAVAVQLPKTTLLTVSNNTGYIMCGALDVGLLNDRLADRKIIAGRAVGVKTIDELLTAPLESVTYEAQQLGITEGMSGVEALLKMI; encoded by the coding sequence ATGGTGACAATAGAGCCTATTATGATTAAGGGACATTTCTTCACTGCGGTGGCTGTTCAATTACCCAAAACAACACTACTGACGGTTTCAAATAATACGGGCTATATAATGTGCGGGGCATTGGATGTCGGTTTGTTAAATGACCGCCTAGCTGATCGGAAAATTATCGCTGGGCGAGCTGTTGGTGTAAAAACAATCGATGAACTATTGACAGCTCCTCTAGAATCAGTAACCTATGAGGCACAACAGTTGGGCATTACTGAAGGAATGTCTGGAGTAGAGGCTTTATTAAAAATGATCTAA
- a CDS encoding DUF2238 domain-containing protein: MGKDKKIHVILLLIVIIIFLWSVIKPASYLDWLAEVSPAVVAIIFVTVIYNKFRFTTFSYCIIAFLSILTFIGGHYTYSEVPLFNWIKEEFHLQRNNYDRFGHFFKGLMAIVIREILIRKTPLTKGAWLSGITFSIMLAFAATYEIIEWLSTKISKGSKGSKDFVGMQGDRWDAQWDMFLALIGTLLTLLLFTKLHDKLLKNLKDKG; this comes from the coding sequence ATGGGTAAAGATAAGAAAATACATGTCATTTTATTATTAATCGTCATCATTATTTTTCTCTGGTCTGTAATAAAACCAGCTTCCTATTTGGATTGGCTAGCTGAGGTAAGTCCTGCCGTTGTAGCAATTATCTTTGTTACTGTCATCTATAATAAATTCCGTTTCACAACTTTTTCATATTGTATTATCGCTTTTTTATCCATCTTAACGTTTATTGGTGGACACTATACCTATTCAGAGGTCCCTCTTTTTAATTGGATTAAAGAAGAATTCCATTTACAGCGAAATAACTATGATCGCTTTGGACATTTCTTTAAAGGTTTAATGGCGATTGTTATAAGGGAAATATTAATACGAAAGACGCCATTAACAAAAGGGGCTTGGTTATCAGGCATTACATTTAGTATTATGCTTGCTTTTGCAGCTACCTATGAAATCATTGAATGGTTAAGCACAAAAATCTCCAAAGGTAGTAAAGGATCGAAGGATTTTGTCGGAATGCAAGGCGATCGCTGGGATGCACAATGGGACATGTTTTTAGCCCTTATTGGAACACTTTTAACATTGCTGCTATTTACCAAATTACATGATAAATTATTAAAAAATCTGAAAGATAAAGGATAG
- a CDS encoding SIMPL domain-containing protein — MYYSTGGQQVPYAQRVIIVNGHGKVMARAGFVQLQVEVNTQGKHVQDAQKENAIIMNPVMQSLLALKIPREHIQTTDYTILPLYDFENGEQIFNGYKVTNAITVKVMDTNQVGAVIDKAVQNGANRISSIQFNISDTDAYYQQALTLALHNAQMKAKTIADAMYLNLQPQPIEIVEEHENSPVLYKSMTMADSTIATPIEQGQMAINATVRVKFQY, encoded by the coding sequence ATGTATTATTCAACTGGTGGTCAGCAAGTTCCTTATGCACAGCGTGTTATCATTGTGAATGGTCATGGAAAAGTAATGGCAAGGGCAGGCTTTGTACAGCTGCAAGTTGAAGTAAATACACAAGGGAAACATGTTCAGGATGCACAGAAGGAAAATGCGATAATAATGAATCCTGTCATGCAATCTCTGTTAGCACTTAAAATCCCAAGAGAACATATTCAAACAACAGACTACACGATTTTACCCCTTTATGATTTTGAGAATGGTGAACAAATTTTTAATGGCTATAAAGTGACCAATGCCATTACAGTAAAGGTGATGGACACGAATCAGGTTGGTGCCGTTATTGACAAAGCTGTGCAAAATGGTGCAAATCGGATTTCCTCCATTCAATTTAACATTTCAGATACAGATGCCTATTACCAGCAAGCACTTACTTTAGCTCTCCATAATGCCCAAATGAAAGCTAAAACAATTGCAGATGCGATGTATTTGAATTTGCAGCCCCAGCCAATTGAAATTGTTGAGGAACATGAAAATAGCCCCGTCCTCTATAAATCCATGACGATGGCCGATTCAACAATTGCTACACCTATTGAACAGGGGCAAATGGCTATTAATGCGACTGTTAGAGTGAAATTTCAATATTAA
- a CDS encoding uridine kinase family protein produces MDRLLQDIITWIKKKDRSIVIGVSGHGAAGKTTFANKLIDHLNQSEVNYINTDPYIVSSNIRKHTIINYTFRNEHHHFKMTACHPAAHHLPSLERDIQMVREGLDLLTIDTHYMKSALISSKTKITIVEGMSVAFINPKLFDLKIYFYTDGDTELKRRSGRDILERGTNIDYLRQSHEERRIQYELFMHSFRQHFDIIVKTSNDIVCLEKIAFDF; encoded by the coding sequence ATGGATAGGTTATTGCAAGATATCATTACTTGGATCAAAAAGAAAGATAGATCAATTGTTATTGGTGTTTCAGGACACGGTGCAGCAGGAAAAACAACATTTGCCAACAAACTTATCGACCATTTAAACCAAAGTGAAGTGAATTATATTAATACAGACCCGTATATTGTTAGTTCGAATATACGCAAGCATACAATTATCAACTATACTTTTCGAAACGAACATCATCATTTTAAAATGACCGCTTGCCATCCAGCGGCACATCATTTACCTTCTTTGGAAAGAGATATTCAGATGGTTAGAGAAGGTCTGGATTTATTGACAATTGATACGCATTATATGAAAAGTGCGTTAATTTCTTCAAAAACTAAAATAACCATTGTTGAGGGAATGAGTGTAGCATTTATTAATCCGAAATTATTTGATTTAAAAATTTATTTTTATACAGATGGTGATACGGAATTAAAGAGAAGGTCAGGGCGAGATATACTAGAAAGGGGAACAAATATCGATTATTTAAGGCAGTCTCATGAGGAACGACGGATTCAATATGAATTGTTTATGCATTCTTTTAGACAGCATTTTGATATTATTGTTAAAACGTCGAATGATATAGTATGCCTAGAAAAAATCGCTTTTGATTTTTAA
- a CDS encoding histidine phosphatase family protein — protein MVKHIYVIRHCEAQGQSSDASLTEQGFHQAEVLAKFFADKKIDRIITSPFLRAIQTIEPLSTRGNINVEIDERLSERILGTSDLPDWYEKLRATFTDLELKFEGGESSNEAMERIVNVVEETIKSESEHTIIVSHGNIITLLLKNYHNDIDFQFWTQLRNPDVFRLSVKDHEMTLDHIWK, from the coding sequence ATGGTTAAACATATTTATGTCATTAGACATTGCGAAGCCCAAGGACAATCGTCGGATGCTTCTTTAACAGAACAGGGCTTTCATCAGGCTGAAGTTTTAGCAAAGTTTTTTGCTGACAAAAAAATTGATCGAATTATTACTAGTCCCTTTTTACGGGCAATTCAAACTATAGAACCACTGAGTACGAGGGGAAATATAAATGTTGAAATTGACGAACGCCTTTCAGAACGCATATTAGGCACAAGTGATTTGCCCGATTGGTATGAAAAACTTCGGGCAACTTTTACCGATTTGGAGTTAAAGTTTGAGGGTGGAGAGTCAAGTAATGAAGCGATGGAACGTATCGTTAACGTAGTTGAGGAAACTATCAAAAGTGAGTCTGAACATACAATTATCGTTAGTCATGGAAATATAATAACCTTACTGTTGAAAAACTATCATAATGATATAGACTTTCAATTTTGGACTCAATTAAGAAATCCAGATGTTTTTAGGCTAAGTGTTAAGGATCATGAAATGACTTTAGATCATATATGGAAATGA
- a CDS encoding DUF4097 family beta strand repeat-containing protein, translating into MKKAIIVLIFVIAIGGIFFTLKIDGEKSITEEQSFDVEQIKELELNIESWDIALENTESDKLTIKFNSKQQQKQQSNPVEIKKDGNKVKVLQQDTEKGAMKNFSFGKKATIHISIPNNAVSKIALKNSYGDIKINNIETEELTISTDSGAKIIKGLSADKGTITSKDGELSIVDSSLNELTIAATNGDSYITRVNSLKTKITSTNGEVLMKEISEGKALFVETASGDITISYKEAPTSLELIANSESSDISVNLEGYQKEEHTDQLKKGKIGDASNKLELISNEGIITVK; encoded by the coding sequence ATGAAAAAAGCAATCATAGTATTGATATTCGTTATTGCGATAGGAGGAATATTCTTCACGCTTAAAATAGATGGAGAAAAGAGCATTACTGAAGAACAGTCCTTTGATGTTGAGCAAATTAAAGAGCTAGAACTAAATATAGAGTCCTGGGATATAGCATTAGAAAATACAGAATCTGATAAACTAACAATTAAATTTAACAGTAAGCAACAACAAAAGCAGCAAAGCAATCCTGTTGAAATTAAGAAAGACGGAAATAAAGTAAAGGTACTTCAACAAGACACTGAAAAAGGGGCTATGAAAAATTTTAGCTTTGGAAAAAAAGCTACTATTCACATTTCAATCCCCAATAATGCAGTGAGTAAAATTGCATTAAAAAATAGCTATGGTGATATCAAAATTAACAACATTGAAACAGAAGAACTTACAATCTCTACGGATTCTGGCGCTAAAATCATTAAAGGGCTATCGGCAGATAAAGGTACAATTACATCAAAAGATGGTGAATTAAGTATCGTAGACAGTTCTTTAAATGAATTAACGATAGCTGCTACAAATGGTGATAGCTATATTACTAGAGTCAACAGTCTGAAAACGAAAATTACTTCGACTAACGGTGAAGTCTTAATGAAAGAAATCAGCGAAGGAAAAGCACTATTTGTAGAAACGGCTTCAGGGGATATTACGATCTCATACAAAGAGGCACCAACATCATTAGAGCTTATAGCGAACAGTGAATCATCTGACATAAGCGTTAATTTAGAAGGTTATCAGAAGGAAGAACATACGGATCAATTAAAGAAAGGTAAGATTGGCGATGCGTCAAATAAATTGGAACTAATTAGCAATGAAGGTATAATAACTGTAAAATGA
- a CDS encoding ABC transporter permease, giving the protein MLKLLRLEWKKNSMTSYFKGLIICIIGIFAAVALMAVGSADERMFQDYTDFMSLTNILIRIVFIIFSSVILSRLVIDEYKNKTVQLLFTYPLKRKKIIVAKLSLVCGFCFFSIIIATLMMNIAVYFLNPMMNFFESPVEIQEMIATIPSTLIIAFMMAGVSLIPLYFGMRKKSTASTITSAVLIGFLINATVSNGETSISLSQFIIVPTIMCLLGLIIGYLSYYKVDKVDLT; this is encoded by the coding sequence TTGCTTAAACTATTAAGACTTGAATGGAAAAAGAACAGCATGACTAGCTATTTTAAAGGTTTAATCATTTGTATTATTGGAATTTTTGCGGCAGTTGCACTTATGGCGGTTGGTTCTGCAGATGAAAGGATGTTTCAAGATTATACAGATTTTATGTCTTTGACAAACATATTAATTCGCATTGTTTTTATCATTTTTTCGAGTGTAATTCTATCTCGTTTAGTCATTGACGAATACAAAAATAAGACAGTTCAATTATTATTTACGTATCCATTAAAAAGGAAAAAAATTATTGTCGCTAAGCTGTCTTTAGTTTGCGGATTTTGTTTCTTTAGCATTATCATTGCGACCTTAATGATGAATATTGCTGTTTATTTTTTAAATCCTATGATGAACTTCTTTGAATCTCCCGTTGAGATACAGGAGATGATAGCTACTATACCTTCTACCTTGATCATTGCTTTTATGATGGCTGGGGTAAGCCTAATTCCTTTGTACTTTGGTATGCGAAAAAAATCAACAGCTTCGACAATTACATCCGCTGTTTTAATTGGATTTTTGATTAATGCTACGGTTTCAAATGGGGAAACATCTATAAGTTTATCTCAATTTATCATTGTCCCAACAATAATGTGTCTATTAGGGCTTATTATCGGCTATCTTTCCTATTATAAAGTCGACAAAGTAGATTTAACCTAA
- a CDS encoding ABC transporter ATP-binding protein — protein sequence MEAVIQLHQLSKSFKGVETVSNVNMNVKKGEIYGFLGPNGAGKTTIMKMILNLVKPTSGEIKILNQSISTTSYQYLSKIGSIIEYPEFYDRLTAKENLELHCEYIGVYEKGATEEALEIVGLGGVEHKKIHEFSLGMKQRLGIARAIVAKPEILILDEPINGLDPIGIKDIRELLLHLKEKLGITILISSHIVSEIESIADTIGVLHHGELLKEVKMDDIRKENMEYLEIKIDDVKKAIHVLENKLGIRKYEIVNQQCIRIFEHDISQSQINKELIFNNIAVNGIEKQQQHLEEYFLNLINGGNQIA from the coding sequence ATGGAAGCCGTTATTCAATTACATCAATTAAGTAAGAGCTTTAAAGGAGTCGAAACTGTCTCGAACGTTAATATGAACGTTAAGAAGGGGGAGATTTATGGGTTTCTAGGTCCGAATGGGGCTGGGAAGACAACGATTATGAAGATGATTTTAAATTTGGTAAAACCAACTTCAGGTGAAATTAAAATATTGAATCAATCCATTTCTACTACTTCTTATCAATACTTAAGCAAAATAGGAAGCATTATCGAGTACCCGGAATTTTACGATAGGCTAACAGCGAAGGAGAATTTAGAGCTTCACTGTGAGTATATTGGAGTTTATGAAAAAGGAGCCACCGAAGAGGCATTAGAGATAGTAGGTCTTGGTGGAGTTGAGCATAAAAAAATACATGAATTTTCTTTGGGGATGAAGCAAAGATTAGGGATCGCACGTGCCATTGTTGCCAAACCGGAAATTCTTATTTTAGATGAGCCGATTAATGGTCTTGATCCAATTGGTATTAAAGATATTCGAGAGCTCTTGCTACATCTAAAGGAGAAGCTTGGAATCACTATATTAATATCAAGTCATATCGTATCAGAAATTGAATCAATAGCAGATACAATTGGTGTCCTTCATCATGGGGAATTATTGAAGGAAGTGAAAATGGACGATATTCGAAAAGAGAACATGGAGTATCTGGAGATTAAAATAGACGATGTGAAAAAGGCGATTCATGTGCTAGAGAACAAGTTAGGAATTCGCAAATATGAAATTGTCAATCAGCAGTGTATTCGAATTTTTGAACATGATATTTCTCAATCTCAAATTAATAAAGAACTTATATTCAATAACATTGCGGTCAATGGCATTGAAAAACAGCAACAACATTTAGAAGAGTATTTCTTAAATCTTATTAATGGAGGGAATCAAATTGCTTAA